The genomic region ATACACATGCTTTGCTTAAGCATTTGAAGCATTTTGATTCCTATTANNNNNNNNNNNNNCACATGCTTTGCTTAAGCATTTGAAGCATTTTGATTCCTATTATTATCTGTTGTATTTTGTCATTTGTTCGTGTGTAGGGAGAAGTATAATAACCTCATGGAGAGGTACAAGAAGCAGGTAGTCAAGTGTTCCGAGGAGTGTGAACCAAGATATAATGGCCTGAAGAAGAAGTACACAGACGAGTGTGCAGAGAGGCGGCGTCTGTACAATGAGCTTATTGAGCTAAGAGGTAACATTAGGGTGTTCTGCAGATGCAGACCTCTGAGCTCTGATGAGGTCAACCATGGGTGTTTATCTGTTGTTGAGATTGACCCATCACACGAGACTGAGCTGCAGTTTGTCCCCAGTGAAAAAGAAAGGAAGCCCTTTAAGTTCGATCACGTTTCTGGGCCAGAGGATGACCAAGGTATATTTGACTGAAACTGAATGGTTCTTAAAAATGTCATTCCGGTTAATATAGTTTGCCTTATGTCAATtttctgtttgttttgtcatggGTTCTGTTTTCCTAATTTTGAGTATGGGAAGGTGTTCAATTTGCTATTGGAACACTGGCAACTTCTGTGAACTGCAAAACAGTATCTCAAAGGTTCTTAATTTAGTTGTTATAATTCTTGTTGTGTATTAGAAGGGAGCTTAGACTAGAAGGTCCTTTTACATGTATATGTTTTCTTTGTTCTTACCAGAATTTGTGTCCTGTTCTCGTTGTGTCACCAGGTTCTCGTGGTGAGGGTGGTATCCTTAGAAATAGTGAAGGTATGTATTCTTGCTAGGTGCCTGTTTTTTTTTCCTCTGTTTGGAACTTATCTTTTGATCTGATTACTACAGGGCCATTGAAGGACCACATTTATTTGCATCAAAACCATCTGCCGCCTGAGGTACTCAAAGAAAGGCTCCCTGGTATTTCTGAAACTGCTGCTATTTTTGCTGGTGTTGACGTCACCAAGGAGCCCATTCCAGTTTTGCCTACTGTGCACTACAATATGGGTGGTATCCCAACGAACTACCATAAGGAGGTTTGTATTGAGCATGTAGTAAACAAATATGGGTCAAAACCTATGTATTGTAATAGAAATATATTCTGCTATTCTGCATAACAGGTAGTGGATATCAAGGGTGATAATCCAGATGCTGTTATCCCTGGTCTAATGGCTGCTGGTGAAGCAGCCTGTGCAGCACCGCGTTGGTGGATGATTGATCGTCCAGTTGTATGTGACTAAAACGCCATGCCTTGTGCATTAGAGAAGATACAGAATCGTCATGTCCTGTACAGGACAGTGAGCCAAATTCTTGTTCATTTTGCACTATGATACAGATTGATTCATTAGGCCCTAGGTTGGAGGTTGTGACTGATGAGTTGGGAAGAGATTACTTGATTGGTGGTGTACAATTCTTGGATAGGATACAGGTTTCAGTTTTTGGTCCATTAGTTCAGGAATTGTTTCATTTACATGTATATTCAGTACACTCGTATAATGGAAACACGCAAATCTCTATCTCATTCTTTGGTCatcgtgttattatacggtttcgttgcaacgcacgagcactcacctagtaagCTTTGAAGGGACAAAAATAGATTTTTGTGTAGCGTGGAACAAGTGAATAGGGTtgggcattcggtctattagggtaattcggtctcggtctattcgggtttgtgaaatttcgggttctgaaaaatgagaaccgaaatttccaaaaatattttaggaaccgaacccgaatagactcacaatttcggttcggtctattcggtccaccgaatagacccgaattgtagagagactagtatattttgttaaaatatatacaatgaataattaattgaaagtactattactacaacaagtgactataaaaattagcatacaaagatatatatactattgttaagatgatatcattatttctagctaataagttcataaatcatataataataccatcacatattaagagtttttttatatttcgggttattaggtctattcgggttttaaaggttaggaaccgaacccgaacccataactcgaaatatagcacatataggaaccgaacccgaacccgaaaacccgaatagactcacaattcggtctattcgggttcggttcgggttcgggttcggttttcggttttaaaatgcccacccctaCAAGTGAAGGTTCCCATCTCGTTCCAACGAGGAATCGGCCACCACTCTGCGATCCACTACCACCATATAACGCACGTCGCGACGGCGGACTTCAGTGCTGCTATCAGCGCGGCGCAGGTCGCGTAGCTGCGGGAGTCGCTCTTCCCGCGGGAGCGGGAGCTGAAGTAAGCAAGGAGGCAAGGAGCAACGCCGCCTTCTCAGTTTCTCACTCGCGTCCCTCTCCTGTTCCTCAGCTTCGTCCAGAACTTGCCTTCCTCCGCCGCCCTTTATTCCAGGCTTCCTGAGAAGAAGAGCTTTTCAATTGATTATTTCAGGTGAATTCTCGCCAAATCCCGTTCATCTGGTCACTATCTGCTTGCGTCGTGTCTAGGGTATGTATTGTTTGATATCCTCCTTCTCGAACAATTATGTTTTACGAATGTTCGCGTCAGCTCAGTTTTTGTTACTTCCGCAGTTCCCTTCTCGGGCAGATTCGATTCTGTTCTGAGAGGAAATAGTTTGTGTCTTCGTCAGTTTTTAAACATCAACTAGCTGAATgtctgtgcgttgcaacgggaatatataataccggtatattacgataacttatatacaaaatgtgtgttataccgttatgaaaAAATGtttttt from Zea mays cultivar B73 chromosome 6, Zm-B73-REFERENCE-NAM-5.0, whole genome shotgun sequence harbors:
- the LOC118472261 gene encoding L-aspartate oxidase-like produces the protein MERYKKQVVKCSEECEPRYNGLKKKYTDECAERRRLYNELIELRGNIRVFCRCRPLSSDEVNHGCLSVVEIDPSHETELQFVPSEKERKPFKFDHVSGPEDDQGSRGEGGILRNSEGPLKDHIYLHQNHLPPEVLKERLPGISETAAIFAGVDVTKEPIPVLPTVHYNMGGIPTNYHKEVVDIKGDNPDAVIPGLMAAGEAACAAPRWWMIDRPVVCD